One Thermodesulfobacteriota bacterium DNA window includes the following coding sequences:
- a CDS encoding helix-hairpin-helix domain-containing protein: MAKGIAFSNEEIADALEHISSLLEVQGAGTYRVRAYMNAARTLRECGEPVSKILEKEGAKGLESLPGVGKSIAAVISELLSTGRIGLLERLEGQASPEELFETVPGIGEKTAHQIHETLGIETLEELEIAAHNGSLYKVPGLGRRKVEGIRDALAGILSRSSRRRARRLRWLEHEMRELETEKPGVNLVLEADREYREKAALGELKKIAPKRFNPTGEKWLPIYHKEKDGWSFTVLYSNSPLAHKLGRMMDWVIVYYEKDGEEDQCTVVTEWQGRLSGRRVIRGREKECMDYYSSRGREVVYSKN; encoded by the coding sequence ATGGCCAAGGGTATTGCATTCAGCAATGAAGAGATCGCGGATGCTCTCGAGCACATATCGTCCCTGCTCGAGGTACAGGGGGCAGGCACATACAGGGTCAGGGCGTATATGAACGCCGCGCGCACTCTCAGGGAATGCGGAGAGCCCGTCTCAAAAATACTCGAAAAGGAAGGCGCGAAGGGGCTAGAATCCCTTCCCGGCGTCGGGAAGAGCATCGCCGCAGTCATATCGGAGCTCCTTTCCACGGGGCGGATCGGCTTACTCGAAAGGCTCGAAGGCCAGGCCTCCCCGGAAGAGCTTTTCGAGACGGTGCCCGGTATAGGTGAGAAGACAGCACATCAGATACATGAGACGCTCGGGATAGAGACGCTCGAGGAGCTTGAGATAGCCGCCCACAACGGGAGCCTCTATAAGGTCCCCGGCCTCGGCAGGAGAAAGGTAGAGGGGATAAGGGACGCCCTCGCCGGCATACTTTCCCGCTCCTCGAGACGGCGTGCGCGGAGGCTCCGATGGCTCGAGCACGAGATGAGGGAGCTTGAGACAGAAAAACCCGGAGTAAATCTCGTCCTCGAAGCGGATAGGGAGTACAGGGAAAAGGCGGCCCTCGGGGAGCTCAAGAAGATTGCGCCCAAGCGCTTCAACCCAACAGGCGAAAAATGGCTTCCCATATATCATAAGGAGAAGGACGGCTGGTCGTTCACGGTTCTGTACTCGAACTCGCCCCTCGCGCACAAGCTGGGCAGGATGATGGACTGGGTCATAGTCTATTACGAGAAAGACGGGGAGGAAGACCAGTGCACGGTCGTCACCGAATGGCAGGGAAGACTCTCGGGCAGGAGGGTAATACGCGGCCGGGAAAAGGAATGCATGGATTATTACAGCAGCCGCGGAAGGGAAGTAGTCTATTCCAAAAACTGA
- a CDS encoding glycosyltransferase gives MFNFGELITAGYIYAAVSFALSVLLITVKNLIGKDKHYYSVLEYVNVNIVAALIIWVLGYSVPDILLLSALSVTTMLVAHRVLKNFTIAGRLLLVTYALFSLFGMIWGFWFITSVDVSTVTRVLMFIGYPILFMTLFGGIITAFEQWEVLGKVKWERPNAPLPSGMLKRFPKVCLQVPAYSEPPDIVIATLDSIAKLNYPNFEVMVIDNNTKDPNLWKPVEAHCARLGEKFRFFHVDPIKGAKAGALNFALRHTHSDVEIIGVVDSDYQVEPDFLDRLVGYFENPDIGFVQTPHDYREWGQSLYQRMCYWEYKYFFETIMPSLNERDATLTVGTMCLIRKKALEDAGGWAEWCQTEDSELSIRIHAAGYSSVYTNETFGRGLIPETFLGYKKQRFRWTFGPVQELKRHFRLYLPKFMSKPSAMTTLQKVHHLNHGFGYLNLGVGSLFIPFGLAAMVSMVLHREVIKVPEAMWITSLIVLVCGFTLRWLTYHVYLKCPLKDTIGAFIANSALTHTYIVASISCMFKNEIAWQRTNKFKELPLGLGALSSVQAETIIGILILALGGVSFFLIPSMGLHFVLGSLMMLKGLEYLAAPALALLAEHELQKSRESERFVTKPVPSSSANQYQPIKRNITK, from the coding sequence ATGTTTAATTTTGGTGAGTTAATTACAGCGGGCTATATATACGCGGCCGTGAGCTTCGCTCTTTCGGTTTTGCTTATAACCGTTAAAAACCTTATAGGCAAGGACAAACACTACTACAGCGTTCTCGAGTACGTGAACGTCAATATAGTAGCCGCGTTGATTATATGGGTACTGGGGTATTCCGTGCCGGACATTCTTCTACTCTCGGCGTTGAGCGTTACGACAATGCTTGTAGCCCACAGGGTGCTTAAAAACTTCACTATAGCGGGACGGCTCTTACTTGTAACTTACGCCCTCTTTTCACTCTTCGGAATGATCTGGGGATTCTGGTTCATTACATCGGTCGACGTAAGCACGGTCACGCGGGTGCTGATGTTCATCGGGTACCCGATCCTGTTCATGACCCTCTTCGGGGGGATAATCACGGCCTTCGAGCAGTGGGAAGTGCTCGGAAAGGTAAAATGGGAGAGACCCAACGCCCCCCTTCCCTCAGGTATGCTGAAACGTTTTCCGAAAGTGTGCCTCCAGGTGCCGGCCTATTCCGAGCCGCCGGACATCGTTATCGCAACTCTCGACAGCATAGCAAAGCTTAATTATCCGAACTTCGAGGTAATGGTCATAGACAATAACACCAAGGATCCTAACCTCTGGAAGCCTGTCGAGGCGCACTGCGCCAGGCTTGGGGAGAAGTTCAGGTTCTTCCACGTGGATCCTATTAAAGGCGCAAAAGCAGGCGCGCTTAACTTTGCTCTAAGGCACACGCATTCGGACGTGGAGATCATAGGCGTCGTCGACAGCGACTACCAGGTCGAGCCCGATTTCCTCGACCGTCTCGTCGGATATTTCGAAAACCCCGATATCGGCTTCGTCCAGACCCCACACGATTACAGGGAGTGGGGACAGAGCCTCTACCAGAGGATGTGCTACTGGGAATACAAATATTTCTTCGAGACGATCATGCCGAGTCTCAACGAGCGGGACGCGACCCTCACCGTGGGCACGATGTGTCTCATCAGGAAAAAAGCGCTCGAAGACGCAGGCGGCTGGGCGGAATGGTGCCAGACGGAAGATTCCGAGCTGTCCATACGTATCCATGCGGCGGGCTACTCCTCGGTTTATACGAACGAAACGTTCGGACGCGGACTCATACCCGAAACATTCCTCGGCTACAAAAAGCAGCGTTTCAGATGGACATTCGGGCCTGTCCAGGAATTGAAGCGGCATTTCAGGCTCTATCTTCCGAAGTTCATGTCCAAACCCTCGGCCATGACCACGCTCCAGAAAGTCCATCATCTGAACCACGGGTTCGGATACCTGAACTTGGGCGTAGGCTCCCTGTTCATTCCGTTCGGGCTCGCGGCGATGGTATCTATGGTGCTGCACCGTGAAGTTATAAAAGTGCCCGAGGCCATGTGGATCACATCACTTATCGTACTGGTATGCGGGTTCACGCTAAGATGGCTGACGTACCACGTATACCTAAAGTGCCCGCTCAAGGACACGATAGGCGCGTTCATCGCGAACAGCGCACTGACACATACTTACATAGTGGCGAGCATATCGTGCATGTTCAAAAACGAGATAGCCTGGCAGAGGACGAACAAATTCAAAGAGCTTCCTCTGGGACTGGGCGCCCTGAGCTCGGTGCAGGCGGAAACTATTATCGGAATCCTGATCCTCGCCCTGGGCGGAGTTTCATTCTTCTTGATCCCCAGCATGGGACTGCACTTCGTACTCGGCTCATTGATGATGCTCAAAGGGCTCGAGTATCTTGCCGCGCCGGCTTTGGCGCTCCTCGCGGAGCACGAGCTGCAGAAATCCAGGGAATCGGAGCGTTTCGTTACGAAGCCCGTCCCTAGCAGCAGCGCGAACCAGTATCAGCCGATAAAGAGAAACATAACGAAATAA
- a CDS encoding amino acid permease, whose translation MASDVRRTIGLLGAVGIGVGAIIGGGILALAGVAFAVTGPSAILAFALNGVIAIITALSFAELSAAFPESGGTYVFSKKVLSIRAAFAVGWVVWFASIVAAVLYAVGAGYFIGILIDRLLSAIPGSPDGWISANRTAGGIALIAIVYYTLGLIHNKGGGSVLANIGKIAAFSVLIIAGFAALPGETSADIRRDFTPFLAFGTLGLIQAMGYTFIALQGFDLIAAVAGEIKNPGRTIPRAMMISLVIALAIYIPLIFVIAVSGTKPGESITALSKANPESIIALAAETYLGKAGYWIVIAAAVLSMLSALYANILAASRVAQSMARDRTLPRKLGTVDERRGTPVNAIAATALIIAATVFIVPDVGSAGAAASLIFLLTFALAQWIAVVARRRRSPVEGSFLTPFYPYLPVFGITACLGLAVFQGITVPVAGVIAVIWLGIGGCLYVILFGRSARIFDASSEGFDPELVRLRGRSPLVLVPIANPANAAPMIRVAGALAPPETGRVLLLSVVLSGSGENTEREEDLIANSQKVLREAISASLEIGLSPEALITIAERPWPEIIRVSETHGCESLLLGLTQFTDSETEKNLEALLNSVDSDVVILRAPGDWQMMDVKQILVPVGGRGSHGELLARILGSICRSGNPEITFLRVLPEDTDWRTYDRARRELFLYAADQAVKGEIKIQVDRSDDIAARIIERVTGSDLAILGIRRLGRRQKFLGELTLRIARETDRPLLMISKGS comes from the coding sequence ATGGCCTCTGACGTCAGGCGCACGATAGGACTCCTGGGGGCCGTGGGAATAGGCGTCGGCGCGATCATCGGGGGCGGCATTCTTGCCCTTGCCGGTGTCGCGTTCGCCGTTACGGGCCCTAGCGCCATACTGGCATTCGCGCTCAACGGAGTGATCGCGATCATCACTGCCTTAAGCTTCGCCGAGCTGTCGGCCGCCTTTCCCGAGTCGGGCGGGACCTACGTCTTCTCGAAAAAAGTCTTATCGATCAGGGCCGCATTCGCTGTTGGATGGGTCGTGTGGTTCGCGTCCATAGTAGCCGCCGTACTCTACGCCGTTGGAGCCGGGTATTTCATAGGGATCCTGATCGACAGGCTCTTATCGGCGATTCCCGGGTCCCCTGACGGATGGATAAGCGCCAACAGAACCGCCGGGGGGATCGCGTTAATCGCCATAGTCTATTACACGCTAGGCCTGATACATAACAAGGGCGGCGGGAGCGTCCTGGCGAATATCGGGAAAATCGCCGCCTTCTCGGTACTCATCATTGCAGGGTTTGCGGCGCTGCCCGGGGAAACGTCCGCCGATATAAGGCGGGATTTCACTCCATTCCTGGCATTCGGCACTCTCGGATTGATACAGGCGATGGGCTATACATTCATAGCACTCCAGGGGTTTGACCTCATTGCGGCCGTCGCGGGCGAGATCAAGAATCCCGGAAGGACTATTCCCAGGGCGATGATGATCTCGCTCGTCATCGCTCTCGCCATTTACATCCCCTTAATCTTCGTAATCGCCGTCTCCGGGACCAAACCTGGAGAATCGATTACGGCGCTCAGCAAGGCGAACCCGGAATCGATCATAGCGCTGGCCGCCGAAACATACCTGGGGAAGGCCGGTTACTGGATCGTCATAGCGGCTGCCGTTCTATCGATGCTCTCCGCGCTATACGCGAATATACTGGCTGCATCGAGGGTGGCCCAGAGCATGGCCCGCGACCGTACACTGCCGAGGAAGCTGGGGACTGTCGATGAAAGACGCGGGACCCCGGTTAACGCTATCGCGGCGACGGCCTTGATTATAGCGGCAACCGTATTTATAGTGCCGGATGTAGGCTCCGCCGGAGCCGCGGCGAGTCTGATTTTCCTCTTGACTTTCGCCCTCGCCCAATGGATTGCTGTAGTTGCACGCAGGAGGAGGAGCCCGGTCGAAGGGTCGTTTCTTACACCATTCTATCCCTATCTCCCCGTCTTCGGCATAACCGCCTGCCTCGGTCTCGCCGTGTTCCAGGGTATTACGGTTCCCGTTGCCGGGGTGATCGCGGTTATATGGCTCGGAATCGGAGGGTGTCTCTACGTCATACTTTTCGGGCGCAGCGCAAGAATTTTCGACGCTTCGTCCGAGGGCTTCGACCCCGAGCTCGTCAGGCTGAGAGGCAGAAGCCCGCTCGTGCTCGTCCCTATTGCTAACCCGGCTAACGCGGCCCCGATGATAAGGGTCGCGGGCGCGCTCGCTCCCCCTGAAACGGGGAGGGTTCTACTCCTGTCCGTGGTGCTTTCCGGAAGCGGTGAAAACACAGAGAGGGAGGAGGATCTGATCGCGAACTCGCAGAAAGTTCTTCGGGAAGCGATCTCGGCCTCACTCGAGATCGGGCTTTCACCGGAAGCCCTGATCACCATCGCCGAGAGGCCATGGCCCGAGATAATACGGGTGTCCGAGACGCACGGATGCGAAAGCCTGCTTCTAGGCTTGACACAATTCACCGACAGCGAAACGGAGAAGAACCTCGAAGCGCTCCTCAACAGCGTCGACAGCGACGTCGTGATTCTCCGCGCTCCCGGCGACTGGCAGATGATGGACGTAAAGCAAATCCTCGTACCTGTCGGAGGGAGGGGCAGCCATGGGGAGCTCCTCGCAAGGATACTGGGCAGCATTTGCCGCTCCGGCAATCCCGAGATCACCTTCCTCAGGGTCTTACCGGAAGACACGGACTGGAGAACATACGACAGGGCGAGAAGGGAGCTTTTCCTTTACGCGGCCGACCAGGCCGTGAAGGGGGAGATAAAAATACAGGTGGATAGATCGGACGATATAGCCGCCCGAATTATTGAGCGCGTGACCGGAAGCGACCTCGCGATACTCGGTATACGGAGGCTCGGCAGACGGCAGAAATTTCTCGGGGAGCTGACACTGAGGATCGCTCGAGAGACCGACCGACCGCTCCTGATGATAAGCAAGGGGAGCTAG
- the metW gene encoding methionine biosynthesis protein MetW, producing the protein MTYGNVRFDQKAILKLVKPQTTVLDLGCGTGELLAILIKERGVRGQGIEIDDQAIYACVAKGLNVIHGDIDSGLAEYEDKSFDYVILNQSLQQIKHPDSVLTDALRVGRKVIISFSNFAYYKSRLQIFFRGRTPVTGALPYQWYETPNLHFLSISDFIDYCRLKNVRIERSMYISESESVKLFPNMFAQTAIFLVNRGL; encoded by the coding sequence ATGACATATGGGAACGTCCGCTTTGACCAAAAAGCCATATTAAAACTGGTTAAGCCGCAGACGACGGTTCTCGATCTCGGGTGCGGAACGGGAGAGCTTCTTGCCATTCTGATCAAGGAAAGAGGCGTCCGAGGTCAGGGCATAGAGATAGACGACCAGGCGATTTATGCATGCGTTGCGAAGGGGCTGAACGTCATACACGGGGATATAGACAGCGGTCTGGCCGAATACGAAGATAAATCGTTCGACTACGTGATCCTCAACCAGAGCCTCCAGCAGATCAAGCACCCGGATTCGGTGCTGACGGACGCACTGAGGGTGGGCAGAAAGGTTATAATAAGCTTTTCCAATTTCGCTTATTACAAGTCCCGGCTCCAGATTTTCTTCCGGGGAAGGACCCCCGTAACCGGCGCGCTGCCTTACCAGTGGTACGAAACCCCGAATCTCCATTTCCTGAGCATTTCCGATTTTATCGACTACTGCCGCCTGAAGAACGTCAGGATCGAGAGGAGCATGTACATCAGCGAGAGCGAGAGCGTGAAGCTCTTTCCGAACATGTTCGCGCAGACGGCGATATTCCTCGTGAACCGGGGCCTGTGA
- a CDS encoding glycosyltransferase, with protein MRKYESALRQNVLWWVDEIKSVDILVGIPCYNCEDSIGFVVEQVAKGLSQYFPEYKAAIFISDGGSLDDTRENAYQAKIPENIHRRVTIYRGFPGKGTSFRAVFELAIMLKVKAIAVFDADLRSITPEWVKFIVEPILDGSAGFVAPYYRRHKFDGTITNQIVYPLTRALYGIDVRQPIGGDFGFCPELAAFYVKQDVWDTDVARFGIDIWMTTCAVNEGHKIVQTYLGTKIHGAKDPASDLGPMFRQVVSTVFYLMSKYEHNWHRENPFRAIQINHKIEEEPKLEAISVSMNDLREEFVEGFKHFRPMYIEILNDDNLERLDDIYNNWNSNKDAEFDAVLWSKILYDFAYIYQQWQRNKRRLVDIITPLYFGRVKSYCQQVMSLTSDEAEQVVQDQARIFEENKSYLLKRFEIWED; from the coding sequence ATGCGAAAATATGAATCGGCTTTGAGGCAGAACGTCCTCTGGTGGGTTGACGAAATAAAATCCGTGGACATTCTCGTCGGAATACCGTGCTATAACTGCGAGGACTCGATCGGATTCGTAGTCGAACAGGTAGCCAAGGGTTTGTCCCAATACTTTCCTGAGTATAAAGCGGCAATCTTCATAAGCGACGGGGGCTCTCTCGACGACACGAGGGAGAACGCCTATCAGGCCAAGATCCCGGAGAATATACACAGAAGGGTCACGATATACAGAGGTTTTCCGGGGAAGGGTACTTCGTTCAGAGCCGTATTCGAGCTCGCGATCATGCTCAAGGTAAAAGCGATTGCAGTATTCGACGCGGACCTGAGGAGCATTACCCCTGAGTGGGTTAAATTCATAGTCGAGCCCATTCTCGACGGCTCGGCCGGGTTTGTCGCCCCTTATTACAGAAGACACAAATTCGACGGTACAATCACGAACCAGATCGTATACCCCTTGACCCGGGCGCTCTACGGGATCGACGTCAGGCAGCCGATAGGCGGGGATTTCGGCTTTTGTCCCGAGCTCGCCGCTTTTTACGTCAAGCAGGACGTATGGGACACGGACGTGGCGCGGTTCGGTATAGACATCTGGATGACGACATGCGCCGTGAACGAAGGACATAAGATCGTTCAAACCTACCTGGGCACCAAGATACACGGCGCGAAGGACCCGGCGTCCGATCTCGGGCCCATGTTCAGGCAGGTAGTCAGCACCGTCTTTTACCTGATGAGCAAATACGAGCACAACTGGCACAGGGAGAACCCTTTCCGGGCAATCCAGATCAACCACAAGATCGAGGAAGAGCCGAAACTGGAGGCCATATCGGTCAGCATGAACGACCTCCGCGAAGAGTTCGTCGAGGGGTTCAAGCACTTCCGCCCGATGTACATTGAGATCTTGAACGACGATAACCTCGAAAGACTGGACGATATATACAACAACTGGAATTCCAACAAGGATGCCGAGTTCGATGCCGTGCTCTGGAGCAAGATACTTTACGATTTCGCCTATATCTACCAGCAGTGGCAGCGTAACAAGAGGAGGCTCGTCGATATAATTACGCCGCTTTACTTCGGAAGAGTGAAGAGCTACTGCCAGCAGGTCATGAGCCTGACGAGCGATGAAGCGGAGCAGGTCGTTCAGGACCAGGCGAGGATCTTCGAGGAAAATAAATCCTACCTGCTCAAGAGGTTCGAGATCTGGGAAGACTGA
- a CDS encoding homoserine dehydrogenase gives MNVVNVGLIGAGTVGCGVIEVLRKNMDIIEKRTGIRINLKKIADIDPDRKRPVAIPRNKMTKDAGELLRDSSIQIIIELVGGTGVAKDLVIGAIRSGKHVVTANKALLAHYGREIFGAAAENGVDVGFEASVGGGIPIIKAAQESFVANNILSIHGIINGTSNYILSRMTEEGSGFAEVLKEAQKEGYAEADPSFDVDGIDAAHKLSILIMLSFGIFISFGKIHAEGIRGITPLDIEYADELGYKIKLLAVAKWREKGLEAGVYPALVRKETQLADVSGAFNAIYLVGDAVGPAMLYGKGAGMMPTASAVVSDVIEIAKDISLGNTHPSPPRFYGVKELSRLIKMSDTTNKYYLRFQAEDRPGVLGRITGSLGKHGISIESVIQKGRHLGGGDVPVVIMTHEALEKNLLSSLREIDRFSTIRAKTTFIRIEDL, from the coding sequence ATGAATGTCGTTAACGTCGGCCTTATCGGCGCAGGCACCGTCGGATGCGGTGTTATCGAGGTGCTGCGTAAGAACATGGATATAATCGAAAAGAGGACCGGCATCAGGATAAATCTTAAAAAAATAGCCGATATCGACCCCGACAGGAAAAGGCCCGTCGCAATCCCCAGAAACAAGATGACGAAGGACGCGGGAGAGCTCCTTCGGGACAGCTCGATCCAGATAATTATTGAGCTCGTTGGAGGGACGGGTGTAGCTAAGGACCTCGTGATAGGAGCCATCAGGAGCGGGAAACACGTAGTAACGGCCAATAAGGCGCTCCTCGCGCATTACGGCAGGGAGATTTTCGGAGCGGCTGCGGAAAATGGCGTCGATGTCGGGTTCGAGGCCAGCGTGGGGGGCGGAATACCTATTATCAAGGCCGCGCAGGAAAGCTTCGTCGCGAACAATATACTTTCGATACACGGGATAATAAATGGTACGTCCAATTACATACTTTCGAGAATGACGGAGGAAGGGTCCGGGTTCGCCGAGGTCCTGAAAGAAGCCCAGAAAGAGGGTTATGCCGAGGCCGACCCGTCGTTCGACGTGGACGGGATCGACGCCGCGCACAAGCTCTCGATCCTCATCATGCTCTCCTTCGGCATTTTCATAAGCTTCGGGAAAATTCACGCGGAAGGGATAAGGGGCATTACACCGCTCGATATAGAGTACGCAGACGAGCTCGGGTACAAGATAAAGCTCCTTGCCGTCGCGAAATGGAGGGAAAAAGGACTCGAAGCCGGGGTCTATCCGGCCCTCGTGAGAAAAGAAACACAGCTCGCCGACGTATCGGGAGCTTTTAACGCTATCTACCTCGTAGGCGACGCTGTAGGGCCGGCCATGCTCTACGGCAAGGGGGCGGGAATGATGCCCACGGCCAGCGCCGTCGTGAGCGACGTTATCGAGATCGCGAAAGACATCTCGCTCGGGAACACGCACCCATCCCCTCCGAGGTTTTACGGGGTGAAAGAGCTGTCACGGCTGATAAAAATGAGCGATACGACGAACAAATACTATCTGAGGTTCCAGGCCGAAGACAGGCCCGGCGTGCTCGGCAGAATCACGGGGAGCCTTGGGAAACACGGGATCAGCATCGAATCCGTCATACAGAAAGGCAGGCACCTGGGCGGCGGGGACGTCCCGGTTGTAATCATGACACACGAGGCTCTGGAGAAGAATCTCCTTTCCTCGCTCAGGGAGATAGACAGGTTCTCCACCATACGGGCGAAAACGACTTTCATAAGGATAGAAGACCTTTGA
- a CDS encoding homoserine O-acetyltransferase — MKTKKIDKYEDGVGVVETQFHTIDSLPLENGEKLGPVTTAYETYGSLNENKTNAVLILHALSGDAHAAGLDAEGKNPGWWDSMIGPGRAFDTDKYFVICCNVIGGCKGSTGPSSINPATGGHYALDFPLITINDMVDAQKRLIDHLGIDKLLTAAGGSMGGMQALSWLIRYPDRIRSAIPIATAIKHSPQQIAFNEVGRQAIMADPHWNSGDYYGGLTPAKGLAVARMIGHITYMSDISMEEKFGRQKKDGARPFKFTADYEVEGYLRYRGDSFVKRFDANSYLYITKAMDNFDATQWRPLQDSLQGLKTKVLVIAFKSDWLYPAYQSKEIVKACKRSGIETTYCEVDSTYGHDAFLLEIDEETHLISHFLKKVFHECEAD; from the coding sequence GTGAAGACGAAGAAAATCGATAAATACGAAGACGGCGTCGGTGTTGTTGAGACGCAGTTCCATACAATCGACAGCCTTCCGCTCGAGAACGGGGAGAAGCTCGGGCCGGTAACGACAGCTTACGAGACCTACGGCTCGCTCAACGAAAATAAAACGAACGCCGTACTCATACTGCACGCACTTTCCGGCGACGCGCACGCCGCAGGGCTCGATGCGGAAGGGAAAAACCCGGGCTGGTGGGATTCGATGATAGGCCCGGGCAGGGCGTTCGATACGGACAAATATTTCGTTATCTGCTGTAACGTCATAGGCGGCTGCAAGGGGTCGACAGGCCCTTCGAGCATAAATCCGGCAACCGGCGGTCATTACGCCCTCGATTTTCCCCTAATCACGATCAACGATATGGTGGACGCGCAGAAGCGCCTTATCGATCATTTAGGCATCGATAAGCTGCTTACGGCGGCAGGGGGCTCCATGGGCGGCATGCAGGCCCTTTCCTGGCTCATCAGGTACCCGGACAGGATAAGGAGCGCAATCCCTATAGCGACCGCCATAAAACACTCCCCTCAGCAGATCGCGTTCAACGAAGTGGGGAGGCAGGCGATCATGGCCGACCCGCACTGGAATTCCGGTGATTATTACGGCGGCCTCACGCCCGCCAAGGGACTCGCCGTGGCCAGGATGATAGGGCATATCACGTACATGAGCGACATATCCATGGAGGAGAAATTCGGGAGGCAGAAGAAGGACGGGGCCCGGCCCTTCAAGTTCACGGCCGACTACGAGGTCGAAGGCTATCTCCGTTACCGCGGAGACAGTTTCGTAAAGCGCTTCGACGCCAATTCATATCTTTATATTACGAAAGCCATGGATAACTTCGACGCGACGCAGTGGAGGCCGCTGCAAGACTCCCTCCAGGGCCTGAAGACGAAGGTGCTCGTCATCGCGTTTAAATCGGACTGGCTATATCCCGCCTACCAATCGAAGGAGATAGTCAAGGCGTGTAAACGCTCGGGGATCGAGACCACGTACTGCGAAGTGGACTCCACATACGGACACGACGCGTTCCTTCTCGAGATTGACGAGGAGACGCACCTGATCTCGCATTTCCTGAAGAAAGTGTTCCACGAATGCGAAGCGGACTGA
- a CDS encoding O-acetylhomoserine aminocarboxypropyltransferase/cysteine synthase family protein, with the protein MSKIDSQLKVESLALHGGWEPDPATGARALPIYQTTSYQFKSTEHAANLFGLREFGNIYTRIMNPTQDAFEKRIAAMDGGVGALAVSSGQSATTMALLNIAQAGDEIVSMDNLYGGTYNLFHYTFPRLGVTVKFVKSNDLKALQKAITQKTKAVYAESIGNPKLDVADLEGISGVAHKNGIPFVLDNTVSPYLLRPFDFGVDITVYSATKFIGGHGTSIGGVIVDSGKFEWDSGKFPLISEPEPSYHGIDFIEALKPLGNIAYIIKARVTLLRDLGMAVSPFNAFLFLQGLETLHLRMPRHSANALAVAMHLKEHPKVAWVNYPGLDDSPEKERVAKYLPKGSGAILGFGIKGGLEAGRKFIDSLQLISHLANVGDTKTLAIHPATTTHQQLSPEEQLSTGVTPDFVRLSVGIEHISDIIADIDQALEKAG; encoded by the coding sequence ATGAGTAAGATCGATAGTCAGCTTAAAGTAGAGTCGCTCGCTCTCCACGGAGGGTGGGAGCCCGACCCCGCGACCGGGGCGAGGGCGCTCCCCATCTATCAGACCACATCCTACCAGTTCAAGAGCACGGAACATGCCGCGAATCTCTTCGGGCTGCGCGAGTTCGGGAACATCTATACGAGGATCATGAACCCGACGCAGGACGCATTCGAGAAAAGGATAGCCGCTATGGACGGCGGAGTCGGAGCCCTTGCAGTTTCGAGCGGACAATCCGCTACGACTATGGCGCTCCTCAACATAGCGCAGGCAGGGGATGAGATCGTATCCATGGACAACCTCTACGGAGGGACTTATAACCTGTTCCATTACACTTTCCCGCGCCTCGGGGTAACCGTAAAGTTCGTAAAGTCGAACGATTTAAAGGCACTTCAAAAAGCAATTACACAGAAAACGAAAGCAGTCTATGCCGAATCCATAGGTAATCCCAAGCTCGACGTGGCCGACCTCGAAGGTATCTCCGGCGTGGCTCACAAAAACGGGATACCGTTCGTTCTTGATAATACGGTATCCCCGTACTTATTGAGGCCGTTTGATTTCGGAGTGGATATTACTGTCTATTCGGCGACGAAATTTATCGGAGGCCACGGGACGAGCATCGGCGGAGTCATAGTAGATTCAGGCAAGTTCGAATGGGACAGCGGGAAGTTTCCCCTCATATCGGAGCCGGAGCCGAGCTATCACGGGATAGATTTTATTGAAGCTTTAAAACCGCTCGGCAATATCGCTTATATTATAAAAGCTCGAGTCACACTTTTAAGGGACCTCGGGATGGCCGTCTCTCCGTTTAACGCTTTCCTTTTCCTGCAGGGACTCGAAACGCTTCACCTCCGCATGCCGCGACATTCGGCGAACGCGCTTGCAGTTGCGATGCACCTGAAGGAGCACCCGAAGGTGGCGTGGGTCAATTATCCTGGGCTCGACGACAGCCCCGAGAAGGAGAGGGTGGCCAAATACCTGCCCAAGGGTTCTGGCGCGATACTGGGCTTCGGTATCAAAGGCGGGCTCGAGGCGGGGCGGAAATTCATCGATTCGCTACAGCTGATCTCGCACCTGGCGAATGTAGGTGATACGAAGACACTCGCAATTCATCCCGCCACGACCACGCACCAGCAGCTATCTCCCGAGGAGCAGCTTTCGACGGGCGTGACTCCGGACTTCGTCCGTCTCTCCGTGGGGATCGAGCATATAAGCGACATTATCGCAGATATAGATCAGGCGCTGGAAAAGGCGGGATAA